A window of Chloroflexota bacterium contains these coding sequences:
- the ftsY gene encoding signal recognition particle-docking protein FtsY, whose protein sequence is MDLLRRTREALRRTREGVLGRLGQLLERPRFGEELWAELEELLLLADVGVPTTRLLVEKVKDRARREGLTAGAQVQGALAAEIEGLLRVDTRPAPPSVSPLVILFVGVNGSGKTTSIAKLAHSYKEQGERVVLAAADTFRAAAIDQLRVWGERAGAEVIAHQPGADPGAVVFDAIEAARKRQAGVVLIDTAGRLHTKYNLMEELKKIKRVASRHDPTAPHQVLLVLDATTGQNGLIQARHFAEAVEVSGIFLAKLDGTAKGGIVLAIAQELRIPILYIGTGEKLEDMAAFDPRAFAEALCST, encoded by the coding sequence ATGGACCTGCTGAGGAGAACAAGAGAGGCCCTCAGGCGGACGCGGGAGGGGGTCCTCGGCAGACTGGGCCAGCTCCTGGAGAGGCCCCGCTTTGGGGAGGAGCTCTGGGCTGAGCTGGAGGAGCTGCTGCTCCTGGCCGATGTGGGGGTCCCCACCACGCGCCTCCTGGTGGAAAAGGTCAAGGATAGGGCCCGCCGGGAGGGCCTGACCGCCGGGGCCCAGGTGCAGGGGGCCCTGGCGGCGGAGATAGAGGGCCTCCTCCGGGTGGATACGAGGCCAGCCCCTCCGTCTGTCTCCCCCCTGGTCATCCTCTTTGTCGGGGTGAACGGGTCGGGCAAGACTACCAGCATCGCCAAGCTGGCCCACAGCTACAAGGAGCAGGGGGAGCGGGTGGTGCTGGCGGCGGCGGATACCTTCCGGGCGGCGGCCATAGACCAGCTCCGGGTGTGGGGGGAGAGGGCGGGGGCGGAGGTGATCGCTCACCAGCCGGGGGCAGACCCGGGGGCGGTGGTCTTTGACGCTATAGAGGCGGCCAGGAAGCGGCAGGCGGGGGTGGTGCTGATAGACACCGCTGGACGCCTCCATACCAAGTACAACCTGATGGAGGAGTTGAAGAAGATTAAGCGGGTGGCCTCCCGCCACGACCCCACCGCCCCCCACCAGGTCCTGCTGGTCCTGGATGCCACCACCGGGCAGAACGGCCTTATCCAGGCCAGGCACTTTGCCGAGGCGGTGGAGGTAAGCGGTATCTTCCTGGCCAAGCTGGACGGCACGGCCAAGGGGGGGATTGTCCTGGCCATTGCCCAGGAGCTCAGGATACCCATCCTTTACATCGGCACCGGGGAGAAGCTGGAGGACATGGCCGCCTTTGACCCCCGGGCCTTCGCCGAGGCCCTTTGCTCCACTTAA
- a CDS encoding CAP domain-containing protein translates to MMRVIKAVSGLRRWVLILATAGALLAAACRPAPASAPTPAPPPALTPIPTATLTPALTPTPALTATLQELYQYAFGLINRDRQEAGLAPVTLGSNPAAQSHAEEEMAKGYISHWGMDGMKPYMRYTLAGGFNYEAENLSGPAILVTGVNYAASSPRELLDEAETGLMESPGHRANILDKWHKKVNLGIAYNEYTLALVQQFEGDYIRFTQLPTLEGGVLSMSGETLQGFAIGRNALQIWHDPSPHPLTLGQLGKTDTYDLGEPVAFVRPPPPPGNYYPPSAETYTWETQGADPYDVPPDTPPPTPALLETEPEYPTVARFWTVQWVEAKRWDASGSSFSIEVDMSPILAKSGKGVYTVYFWAQKDGESVSLTNYSVFFI, encoded by the coding sequence GTGATGAGGGTTATCAAGGCGGTGTCAGGGTTGCGGCGCTGGGTGCTCATCCTGGCAACCGCCGGCGCACTTCTGGCGGCGGCCTGCAGGCCCGCTCCGGCGTCTGCCCCAACGCCTGCTCCCCCTCCTGCTCTTACCCCTATCCCAACAGCTACCCTTACTCCTGCTCTTACCCCGACACCCGCTCTAACTGCTACTCTCCAGGAGCTTTACCAGTATGCATTTGGATTGATAAATAGAGATAGACAGGAAGCCGGACTGGCTCCTGTGACTTTGGGGAGCAATCCTGCCGCTCAGAGCCATGCCGAAGAGGAGATGGCGAAGGGCTACATTTCTCACTGGGGTATGGACGGCATGAAGCCATACATGAGATACACCCTGGCGGGTGGATTCAACTACGAAGCTGAAAACCTCTCGGGGCCGGCCATACTGGTGACAGGGGTGAACTACGCGGCCAGCAGCCCGAGGGAATTGCTGGACGAAGCGGAGACTGGTTTGATGGAGAGTCCGGGCCACAGGGCGAATATCCTGGACAAGTGGCACAAGAAAGTTAATCTGGGGATAGCGTATAACGAGTATACCCTGGCATTGGTCCAGCAGTTTGAAGGGGATTACATAAGGTTCACCCAACTCCCCACACTGGAAGGCGGTGTGCTGTCAATGTCGGGCGAGACGCTACAGGGCTTTGCGATAGGACGAAATGCCCTTCAAATATGGCATGACCCTTCCCCTCACCCCTTGACCCTGGGACAGCTAGGGAAAACAGATACTTATGACCTGGGAGAACCTGTGGCATTCGTCAGGCCACCACCCCCGCCGGGTAACTACTATCCTCCCTCCGCTGAAACATATACCTGGGAGACCCAGGGCGCAGACCCATACGACGTTCCCCCGGACACTCCGCCGCCCACGCCTGCCCTCTTGGAGACTGAGCCAGAATACCCAACCGTAGCCAGATTCTGGACGGTGCAGTGGGTAGAGGCGAAGCGTTGGGATGCGTCAGGAAGTTCGTTTTCCATTGAGGTGGACATGAGTCCTATCCTGGCAAAGAGCGGGAAAGGTGTCTATACAGTCTATTTTTGGGCTCAGAAGGATGGGGAATCCGTGAGTTTGACGAACTACTCGGTGTTTTTCATCTAG
- a CDS encoding aminodeoxychorismate/anthranilate synthase component II, with protein sequence MVLVIDNYDSFTYNLVQYLGELGWEPLVRRNDKTSLEEIEALSPSHIVVSPGPCTPLEAGLSNDIIGHFASTIPILGVCLGHQSIGHVFGGRIVRAKKPMHGKTSLIHHDGRTIYRGLPDPFEAGRYHSLVIEPESVPPVLEVTARTDSGEIMGVRHREYPVEGVQFHPESILTSLGHDLLKNFLGQQP encoded by the coding sequence ATGGTCCTGGTCATAGACAACTACGATTCCTTCACCTACAACCTGGTGCAGTACCTGGGGGAGCTGGGCTGGGAGCCCCTGGTCCGCCGTAACGATAAGACCAGCCTGGAGGAGATAGAGGCCCTCTCCCCAAGCCATATCGTCGTCTCCCCCGGCCCCTGCACCCCCCTGGAGGCCGGGCTGTCCAATGACATCATCGGCCATTTTGCCAGCACGATACCCATCCTGGGGGTGTGCCTCGGCCACCAGAGCATTGGCCATGTCTTCGGGGGGAGGATTGTCCGGGCGAAGAAGCCCATGCACGGCAAGACCTCCCTCATCCACCATGACGGCAGGACCATCTACCGGGGCCTGCCCGACCCCTTTGAGGCCGGCCGCTACCATTCCCTGGTCATTGAGCCGGAGAGCGTGCCCCCGGTCCTGGAGGTCACGGCCCGCACCGATAGCGGGGAGATAATGGGGGTGAGGCACCGGGAATACCCGGTAGAGGGGGTCCAGTTCCATCCCGAGTCCATCCTCACCTCCCTGGGCCACGACCTGCTCAAGAACTTCCTCGGCCAGCAGCCCTGA
- a CDS encoding ATP-binding protein, with translation MSGKVLGRVVGGSLVQGLRVRLEEGVSVEAVGVGRYVTIEGEKSRFFGLITDVELGALERGLELDVSDPYIARVLSGTGVFGTIKVLPQLALGVVGLEAPPPARTIPAPFSLVREASEQDIALVFGSEDDRHFYIGSPLDLEVKVCLDLDRFVQRSGGIFGKTGTGKTMLTRLLLAGILQRGQASSLVFDMHSEYGWEGEREEGGVVKGLKQLFPSRVAVFTLDEESARRRGVKTDFNVLIGYDEIEPGDIALLRETLNLTDLAAQAPYGLARHLGKGWLESFLSYSPAQVKDLAESLKEHEATLLHLHRRLEQLKRLPFLLPHSPESAVERILGYLEKGLTVVLEFGRYWDIVPYMLVANLLSRRIHDQYVQRAERARGERAPHPRPLVITIEEAHRFLSPELSRQTIFGTIAREGRKSYVTLLVIDQRPSGIDEEVMSQVGSKITCLLDNEKDVDSVLAGVSERTELRKVLSRLESRQQALVFGDALPVPVVVRVRDYTSIYKRPPELKGVEQDRKDLWEE, from the coding sequence TTGAGCGGGAAAGTGCTGGGGAGGGTGGTGGGAGGCAGTCTCGTCCAGGGGCTGAGGGTCCGCCTGGAGGAGGGGGTATCGGTGGAGGCGGTGGGGGTCGGAAGGTATGTGACCATTGAGGGGGAGAAAAGCCGCTTCTTCGGCCTCATCACCGATGTGGAACTGGGGGCACTGGAAAGGGGCCTGGAGCTGGATGTCTCGGACCCCTATATTGCCCGGGTCCTATCCGGCACTGGGGTCTTCGGCACCATCAAGGTCCTGCCCCAGCTCGCCTTGGGGGTGGTGGGGCTGGAGGCCCCCCCGCCTGCCCGTACTATCCCCGCCCCCTTCTCCCTGGTGCGGGAGGCGTCGGAGCAGGATATAGCGCTGGTCTTCGGGTCTGAGGACGACAGGCACTTCTATATCGGGAGCCCCCTGGACCTGGAGGTGAAGGTCTGCCTGGACCTAGACAGGTTCGTCCAGCGTTCGGGGGGCATCTTCGGCAAGACCGGCACCGGCAAGACCATGCTCACCCGGCTCCTCCTGGCGGGCATCCTCCAGCGGGGCCAGGCCTCCAGCCTGGTCTTTGATATGCACAGCGAATACGGGTGGGAGGGTGAGAGGGAGGAGGGGGGGGTGGTCAAGGGCCTCAAACAGCTCTTCCCCTCGCGGGTGGCAGTCTTCACCCTGGACGAGGAAAGCGCGCGGAGGAGGGGGGTGAAGACCGACTTCAACGTCCTTATCGGCTACGATGAGATTGAGCCCGGGGACATCGCCCTCCTCCGGGAGACCCTGAACCTCACCGACCTGGCCGCCCAGGCCCCCTATGGCCTGGCCCGCCACCTGGGAAAAGGCTGGCTGGAGTCCTTCCTCAGCTACTCGCCCGCTCAGGTGAAGGACCTGGCAGAAAGCCTTAAGGAGCACGAGGCTACCCTTCTTCACCTCCACCGACGCCTGGAACAGCTAAAGCGTCTGCCCTTTCTGCTGCCCCATTCCCCGGAGAGCGCCGTGGAGCGTATCCTGGGCTACCTGGAGAAGGGGCTCACGGTGGTGCTGGAGTTCGGCCGCTACTGGGACATCGTCCCTTATATGCTGGTGGCCAACCTCCTCAGCCGCCGCATCCATGACCAGTATGTCCAGAGGGCAGAGAGGGCCCGGGGGGAGAGGGCCCCCCATCCCCGTCCCCTGGTCATCACTATAGAGGAGGCCCATCGGTTCCTCAGCCCTGAGCTCTCGCGCCAGACCATCTTCGGCACCATCGCCCGGGAGGGGCGCAAGTCATATGTCACCCTCCTGGTCATTGACCAGCGCCCCTCCGGCATTGACGAGGAGGTGATGAGCCAGGTGGGGAGCAAGATAACCTGCCTCCTGGACAACGAGAAAGACGTTGACAGCGTCCTGGCGGGGGTCTCGGAAAGAACAGAGCTCAGGAAAGTCCTCTCCCGTCTGGAGTCCCGCCAGCAGGCCCTCGTCTTCGGAGATGCCCTGCCTGTCCCTGTCGTGGTCCGGGTCCGGGACTACACCTCTATCTATAAGAGGCCCCCGGAGCTCAAGGGTGTGGAGCAGGACAGGAAAGACCTCTGGGAGGAATAG